The following proteins come from a genomic window of Natronosalvus vescus:
- a CDS encoding FAD synthase, translating into MVAQGTFDLLHPGHVHYLERAAAMGDELVVIVARPTNVDHKEAPICSAHQRRELVDALAVVDRAILGDTEDIFRPIEELEPDVIALGHDQHHDPDAIREELECRGVDCRVERASGREPQYEDELLSTRLIIERILRRRG; encoded by the coding sequence GTGGTCGCCCAGGGAACCTTCGACCTGCTTCACCCCGGCCACGTCCACTATCTCGAGCGGGCGGCGGCGATGGGCGACGAACTCGTCGTGATCGTCGCCCGACCGACGAACGTCGATCACAAGGAGGCACCGATCTGTTCGGCCCACCAGCGTCGGGAACTCGTGGATGCCCTCGCGGTGGTCGATCGGGCAATTCTGGGCGATACGGAGGATATTTTCCGTCCCATCGAGGAACTCGAGCCCGACGTGATCGCACTGGGCCACGACCAGCACCACGATCCGGACGCGATCCGGGAGGAACTCGAGTGCCGCGGGGTCGACTGTCGCGTCGAGCGGGCCTCCGGCCGCGAGCCGCAGTACGAGGACGAACTGCTCTCGACGCGACTGATTATCGAGCGGATTCTTCGGCGCCGGGGCTAG
- a CDS encoding Mov34/MPN/PAD-1 family protein gives MGLLDALFRSSEILGIAEETLEFALESSEATHPNEYMGFLRGTEATQLGLEQDGLVITDILIVPGTESNSVSATVRTSSIPNDVKALGSVHSHPNGVMRPSQADLETFGRGTVHIIIGAPYRRSDWKAFDPQGRPTRLNVIDVDLPDSEEFFDFTQADIDEELGR, from the coding sequence ATGGGCCTGCTGGACGCGCTCTTTCGCTCGAGTGAGATTCTCGGGATCGCCGAGGAAACGCTCGAGTTCGCGCTGGAGTCGTCGGAGGCCACCCATCCCAACGAGTACATGGGCTTTCTTCGCGGCACCGAAGCGACGCAACTCGGCCTCGAACAGGACGGACTCGTCATCACTGACATCCTGATCGTGCCGGGAACCGAGTCGAACAGCGTCAGCGCGACCGTACGGACGAGCTCGATCCCGAACGACGTGAAGGCACTCGGCAGCGTGCACTCCCACCCGAACGGGGTGATGCGACCGAGCCAGGCCGATCTCGAGACGTTCGGTCGCGGAACGGTGCACATCATCATCGGCGCCCCCTACCGTCGGAGCGACTGGAAGGCGTTCGATCCGCAGGGCCGACCGACGCGGTTGAACGTGATCGACGTCGACCTCCCGGACAGCGAGGAGTTCTTCGACTTTACGCAGGCGGACATCGACGAGGAGTTAGGCCGATGA
- a CDS encoding DHH family phosphoesterase: MTRDSAGGSGDDGDVSVVYDLAPDCTASDLEPDTQYLAEINGIVEYGIFVDLSENVSGLIHESVLEGTFQVGQELIVELEDVRENGDLAFQPADIDTDDEYAVEPVTHEYPLTGTDRLGANVGEQIHLEGEIVQIKQTGGPTIFHVADEYGVVPCAAFEEAGVRAYPAAEVGDIVRVTGTPETREETVQIEVDGLSRLDGEDEADARERLEAALDERAQAHDVEPLIDWPAFEKLRDDLMEVATLLRRTVLEGRPIRVRHHADGDGMCAAVPVQLALEQFIAEVHQDDNAPQHLIKRLPAKAPFYEMEDATRDLNFALEDRERHGQQLPLLCMLDNGSTAEDVPAYETLAHYDIPIVAIDHHHPDPDAVGDLLDAHVNPYLHDEDYRITTGMLCVELARMIAPDLTDDLRHIPAVAGVSDRSKADAMAQYLELAAENGYDETRLKDVSEALDYAAFWLRYNSGDQLIQDVLELSDADEERHQRLVEFLADRSRRAVDDQLDAAMTHVEHERLDSGVHLYRIDVEHHAHRFTYPAPGKTTGEIHDRKITETGDPVITVGYGPDFAVLRSDGVRLDIPRMVSELEEEIPGGGVSGGGHLVVGSIKFVKGKREEVIDALVEKMAAADIDEALSSAAPLEN, from the coding sequence ATGACACGTGACTCCGCCGGAGGTTCCGGCGATGACGGAGATGTTTCCGTCGTTTACGATCTCGCTCCCGATTGTACCGCTTCGGATCTCGAACCAGACACCCAGTACCTAGCCGAAATCAACGGCATCGTCGAGTACGGTATTTTCGTCGACCTCTCCGAGAACGTCTCCGGACTGATCCACGAATCCGTCCTCGAGGGCACGTTCCAGGTCGGCCAGGAGCTCATCGTCGAACTCGAGGACGTCCGCGAGAACGGCGATCTGGCGTTCCAGCCAGCCGATATCGACACCGACGACGAGTACGCCGTCGAACCGGTCACCCACGAGTATCCACTGACGGGTACCGACCGCCTCGGGGCCAACGTCGGCGAGCAGATCCACCTCGAGGGCGAAATCGTCCAGATCAAACAGACCGGCGGCCCGACGATCTTCCACGTCGCCGACGAGTACGGCGTCGTCCCCTGTGCCGCCTTCGAGGAAGCCGGCGTACGCGCCTACCCGGCAGCCGAGGTCGGAGATATCGTCCGCGTGACCGGCACGCCCGAAACCCGCGAGGAAACCGTCCAGATCGAAGTCGACGGCCTCTCCCGACTCGACGGCGAGGACGAAGCCGACGCGCGGGAACGACTCGAGGCCGCACTCGACGAGCGCGCCCAGGCCCACGACGTCGAGCCGTTGATCGACTGGCCCGCCTTCGAAAAGCTCCGGGACGACCTCATGGAAGTCGCCACGTTGCTGCGACGAACCGTCCTCGAGGGACGCCCGATTCGCGTCCGCCACCACGCCGACGGCGACGGCATGTGTGCCGCGGTGCCCGTCCAGCTCGCACTCGAGCAGTTCATCGCCGAGGTACACCAGGACGACAACGCGCCACAGCACCTGATCAAACGTTTGCCCGCGAAGGCACCGTTTTACGAGATGGAAGACGCCACGCGTGACCTCAATTTCGCGCTCGAGGATCGCGAGCGACACGGCCAGCAACTGCCGCTGTTGTGCATGCTCGACAACGGCTCGACCGCCGAGGACGTCCCGGCCTACGAGACGCTGGCCCACTACGACATCCCGATCGTCGCCATCGACCACCACCATCCCGACCCCGACGCAGTCGGCGACCTTCTCGATGCCCACGTCAATCCGTACCTCCACGACGAGGACTACCGGATCACGACCGGAATGCTCTGTGTCGAACTCGCCCGGATGATCGCCCCCGATCTGACCGACGACCTCCGACACATCCCGGCCGTCGCGGGCGTCTCCGACCGCTCGAAAGCCGACGCAATGGCGCAGTACCTCGAACTCGCCGCCGAAAACGGCTACGACGAAACCCGGCTGAAGGACGTCAGTGAAGCCCTCGACTACGCCGCGTTCTGGCTTCGATACAACTCCGGCGATCAGCTGATCCAGGACGTCCTCGAGCTATCCGATGCCGACGAAGAACGCCACCAGCGGCTCGTCGAGTTCCTCGCCGACCGTTCCCGACGCGCTGTCGACGACCAGCTCGACGCCGCGATGACCCACGTCGAACACGAACGCCTCGACAGCGGGGTTCACCTCTATCGGATCGACGTCGAACACCACGCCCACCGCTTCACGTACCCTGCACCGGGGAAGACGACGGGCGAAATCCACGACCGCAAAATCACAGAAACCGGCGACCCGGTCATCACCGTCGGCTACGGGCCGGACTTCGCCGTCCTCCGCAGTGACGGCGTCCGCCTCGACATCCCGCGGATGGTCTCCGAACTCGAAGAGGAGATTCCGGGTGGCGGCGTCTCCGGTGGCGGGCACCTCGTCGTCGGCTCGATCAAGTTCGTCAAGGGCAAACGTGAGGAGGTCATCGACGCCCTCGTCGAGAAGATGGCTGCCGCGGACATCGACGAAGCGCTCTCGAGTGCGGCACCGCTCGAGAACTGA